The Streptomyces griseiscabiei genomic sequence TTCCACTGCCGTCCGGCCCGGGTCAGTCCGCCCCCCGCCGGTGGCTGAACCACACCGACCGGACCTCCTTCCAGCAGCGCCCGGTGAGGCGTACGGTCCGCGCGGGCGCCGTCTCGACGGCCGCGCTGTCGCTGTCGATGTCCCACCACCGCGCGCACTCGATGTGCAGCCGGACGTGGTCGACGGAGGCGTAGGGGTTGAAGCAGTGCGCGACCACCTGGGAGCCGGTGACGGTGCTGTGGCAGGCCGCCCCGAACGGATCGGGCTTGCCGTCGTCCGCCGCTACGCGCGCGTGCGGTGCCGACTCGGACGGAAGGGTGAGGACAAGGGCCAGGGCGACGACAGCTGGGGCGACGCTGCGGGAGACGCGCACAAGGGGGACCTCCTCGGCCGAGTGGCTGAGCGGTGCACGTCCAGCGTGCGCGGCACCCGGCCCCGACGGCCCGCCGGATGAGCCGAACGAGTGACGATTCCGGCGGACAGGAGTACGGCGAGGGCGCGCACCCGAATGGATGCGCGCCCTCGAACCGGCGTACTGCCTGTGGCGGTGGCGTTCAGGCGCCGATCGCGTGCAGCCCGCCGTCGACGTGGATGATCTCGCCGGTGGTCTTCGGGAACCAGTCGCTGAGCAGCGCGACGACACCGCGGCCGGCCGGCTCGGGGTCCTTGAGGTCCCACTCCAGCGGCGAACGGTCGTCCCACACGGCCGCCAGCTCGCCGAAGCCCGGGATGGACTTGGCGGCCATGGAGGCGAGCGGACCGGCGGAGACCAGGTTGCAGCGGATGTTCTGCTTGCCCAGGTCACGGGCGACGTAACGGCTGGTGGCCTCCAGGGCGGCCTTGGCCGGGCCCATCCAGTCGTACTGCGGCCAGGCGAACTTCGCGTCGAAGGTCAGACCGACGACCGAGCCGCCGTTCTGCATCAGCGGCAGGCAGGCCATGGTCAGCGACTTCAGGGAGTACGCCGAGACGTGCATCGCGGTGGCGACGGACTCGAACGGCGTGTTGAGGAAGTTGCCGCCGAGGGCGTCCTGCGGGGCGAAGCCGATGGAGTGCACGACGCCGTCGAGGCCGCCCAGCTCCTCACCGACGATGTCGGCCAGCCGCCCGAGGTGTTCGTCGTTGGTGACGTCCAGCTCGATGACCTTGGTGGGCCTGGGGAGCTTCCT encodes the following:
- the fabI gene encoding enoyl-ACP reductase FabI, producing MSGILEGKRVLITGVLMESSIAFHTAKLAQEQGAEIILTAFPRPTLTERIARKLPRPTKVIELDVTNDEHLGRLADIVGEELGGLDGVVHSIGFAPQDALGGNFLNTPFESVATAMHVSAYSLKSLTMACLPLMQNGGSVVGLTFDAKFAWPQYDWMGPAKAALEATSRYVARDLGKQNIRCNLVSAGPLASMAAKSIPGFGELAAVWDDRSPLEWDLKDPEPAGRGVVALLSDWFPKTTGEIIHVDGGLHAIGA